A single genomic interval of Mucilaginibacter robiniae harbors:
- a CDS encoding RagB/SusD family nutrient uptake outer membrane protein, whose amino-acid sequence MKQYIKYLFSMAAVVGITATGCKKEFFNRTPESGVTVGNYYQTEDQVRASTNGLYGSPWFGWNNKAGWAITELAGGNGRTYSSDVVAFLNLNVSNTNPEILAAWDSPFTVIAQANGILTNLPTTVPSSVSKTAVNNALGEAHLMRAAAYFYLVRVFGNVPLIENPLDYVGNFQSVYPNPVTDVYKFMVRDLQFAEANCSASVATTGHGSSGSASALLAKVYLYMQDYANARKEAEKVIASGEFSLLPNFGDLFLTANNNNKESILAMQWIYNGGYDYGNTIQASWAFSSAITQTGDGYGVLAPSFDLQSAFAAEGSDTTRRHATYMVGGSYYPELNKAGGGYTLPFNASSAGTHAQAKKYVVGSPADNGGKSAAQASGNNTYIMRYADVLLIEAEAILGQEAGVSAGKGIPLTASTSNATALQYFNAVRTRAHIPSVTKFTYSDLLLERRCEFALEQDYWFDLGRIDGYNVTSHPVATAIINNQERGDSSGGTSPYYRDYTIYSKKATITDALFLFPIPVSETTSDPNLLKAPVPYTFK is encoded by the coding sequence ATGAAACAATATATAAAATATTTATTCAGCATGGCAGCTGTTGTGGGTATCACAGCTACCGGTTGTAAAAAAGAGTTTTTTAATCGTACGCCTGAATCGGGTGTTACTGTAGGTAACTATTACCAAACCGAAGATCAGGTAAGAGCCAGTACTAACGGATTATATGGTTCACCTTGGTTTGGTTGGAATAATAAAGCTGGTTGGGCTATTACTGAATTAGCCGGCGGTAATGGTCGTACGTACTCATCAGATGTGGTAGCATTTTTAAACTTAAACGTTTCCAATACTAACCCTGAAATACTTGCTGCCTGGGATTCACCTTTTACCGTTATCGCGCAAGCTAATGGTATATTAACCAATTTACCCACTACGGTACCATCTTCGGTATCAAAAACTGCGGTAAACAATGCTTTGGGCGAAGCGCATTTGATGCGAGCTGCCGCTTACTTTTATCTGGTAAGAGTATTTGGTAATGTGCCCCTCATTGAAAACCCGTTAGATTATGTAGGCAACTTTCAAAGCGTATATCCTAACCCGGTAACTGATGTTTATAAATTCATGGTACGTGATCTTCAATTTGCTGAAGCTAACTGCTCTGCTAGTGTTGCCACTACAGGCCATGGTTCAAGCGGTTCAGCATCGGCATTATTGGCTAAAGTGTATTTGTACATGCAGGATTATGCCAATGCTCGTAAAGAAGCTGAGAAAGTAATTGCCAGCGGCGAATTCTCCTTGTTGCCAAACTTTGGTGATCTTTTCCTGACAGCCAATAATAATAACAAAGAATCTATTTTGGCTATGCAGTGGATTTATAATGGTGGTTACGATTATGGTAACACTATCCAAGCATCATGGGCATTCAGTAGTGCTATCACACAAACTGGTGATGGCTACGGTGTGTTAGCGCCATCGTTTGACTTGCAAAGCGCTTTTGCAGCAGAAGGCTCAGACACTACTCGCCGCCATGCTACTTACATGGTAGGCGGAAGCTATTATCCTGAACTTAATAAAGCTGGTGGAGGTTATACTTTGCCTTTCAATGCCAGTTCGGCAGGCACACATGCTCAAGCTAAAAAGTATGTAGTAGGCTCGCCAGCTGATAACGGTGGTAAAAGTGCCGCTCAGGCATCTGGTAATAATACCTACATTATGCGTTATGCTGATGTTTTGTTGATTGAAGCTGAGGCCATATTAGGTCAGGAAGCTGGTGTTAGTGCAGGTAAAGGTATTCCTTTAACTGCCAGCACATCTAACGCTACAGCATTGCAATACTTTAATGCGGTTAGAACACGCGCTCATATTCCAAGTGTAACTAAGTTTACTTATAGTGATTTGTTATTGGAACGCCGTTGCGAGTTTGCATTAGAACAAGATTACTGGTTTGATTTGGGCCGTATTGATGGATACAATGTTACTTCGCATCCGGTAGCTACAGCTATCATCAATAATCAGGAAAGGGGTGACTCAAGTGGTGGTACTTCTCCTTATTATCGTGATTATACCATCTATAGCAAAAAGGCAACTATAACCGATGCGTTATTCTTGTTCCCAATTCCGGTAAGCGAAACTACGTCTGATCCAAACCTGTTAAAGGCACCGGTTCCATACACATTTAAATAA
- a CDS encoding IPT/TIG domain-containing protein, with protein MKQTNNLIKYLLSAVLLVIGFSSCKKDSNGQLEGSKGTPTISSVRTISKSVVDSSKTETYTTIASNGTSSSTTVSNYNPQISAFDSTTTTGKLGNYYAAMGDHLGSATKVMINNVSIPFNRALNSDNSVIFNIPSSIPYVQPQPNTLTIVTLYGTVTYSFTTLPPAPSISAASDYNFTSGTKITLKGTGFSAVTAIKLRASNEAVTIVTKADTQLVVTMPKSTATRSTLLFTYTSGSSTVQTASGQEFVNIDLAYSIFTNGQYQNNWTNNSWANPSGATPTAPSISGQGSFVATYPAGGWQIEGFANYSGGFKYDASYKYLTFWVKGGTVDHTLVLVGDQMAGGDAQVQNANAYAAQLIKVPAKVWTYFKIPLTTSQSSTNVNQLNYWAKGNTATTLRFFLMGQSGDVNETYYFDEVMFVK; from the coding sequence ATGAAACAGACTAACAACTTAATAAAATACCTATTATCAGCAGTTCTGCTGGTAATAGGCTTCTCGTCCTGTAAAAAGGATAGTAACGGGCAGTTGGAGGGTAGTAAAGGAACGCCAACCATCAGCAGCGTACGTACCATCAGCAAATCAGTAGTTGATTCTTCAAAAACTGAAACTTATACGACTATTGCTAGTAACGGTACTTCTTCTTCCACCACCGTCTCTAACTATAACCCGCAAATATCAGCGTTTGATTCTACAACCACTACTGGTAAGCTGGGTAACTACTATGCAGCTATGGGGGATCATTTAGGTAGCGCAACCAAGGTCATGATTAATAATGTATCTATCCCATTTAACCGAGCTTTGAATTCTGATAATTCAGTAATATTCAACATACCAAGCAGTATTCCTTATGTACAGCCGCAGCCTAATACGTTAACTATTGTTACTTTATATGGAACGGTGACTTACAGTTTTACTACATTGCCACCAGCGCCAAGTATTTCTGCAGCATCAGATTATAATTTTACATCAGGTACAAAAATTACCCTTAAGGGTACTGGCTTCAGTGCAGTAACAGCCATAAAGCTTAGAGCAAGCAATGAGGCCGTAACTATAGTGACTAAAGCTGATACGCAGTTGGTAGTTACTATGCCTAAGAGTACCGCTACCAGATCAACTTTGTTGTTTACTTACACTTCTGGTTCTAGTACAGTACAAACAGCTTCAGGACAAGAGTTTGTTAACATAGATTTGGCTTATTCAATTTTTACAAACGGTCAATACCAAAATAACTGGACAAATAATTCTTGGGCAAATCCATCAGGAGCAACACCAACTGCACCTTCTATATCAGGTCAGGGTTCATTTGTGGCTACCTATCCTGCAGGTGGATGGCAAATTGAAGGCTTCGCTAATTATTCAGGAGGCTTTAAATATGATGCTTCTTACAAATACTTAACTTTCTGGGTAAAAGGTGGAACGGTAGATCACACGCTGGTATTGGTTGGTGACCAAATGGCTGGCGGAGATGCGCAGGTGCAAAATGCTAATGCTTATGCAGCTCAGTTGATTAAAGTGCCAGCGAAAGTTTGGACCTACTTCAAAATCCCGTTAACTACTTCACAAAGTTCAACTAACGTAAATCAATTGAACTATTGGGCTAAAGGAAATACAGCAACTACATTGCGTTTCTTCCTGATGGGGCAATCTGGCGATGTTAATGAAACCTACTACTTTGATGAAGTGATGTTTGTGAAATAA
- a CDS encoding sodium:solute symporter family protein: MKLSFIDITIIVLYLLATVFIGFWYRKKARQNKESYMLGGKSLPWYMLGLSDASDMFDISGTMWMVSLCFTYGMKSIWVPWLWPVFNQIFLMMYLSRWLRRSNATTGAEWLETRFGIKGPGVSSSHKIVIVFALLSCLAFLAYGFIGLGKFIEIFIPWSYVKAYVPFQVAPQYVPHVYGIVFTLFAMFYSILGGMHSIVVGDVIKYIIMTVACIWVAVIAIIKLQSGTIHVPGGWYSPFFGTHLQLDWTRIIPEVNRKIKSDGYSLFALFFMMMTFKGFFAALAGPAPNYDMQKILSTRSPEEASKMSGFVNLILLPIRYSLVISLTVLGLLYYKQMDLHGANGSIDFERILPEVINNFLPVGLIGILLTGLLGAFMGTFSGTVNAAQAYIVNDIYLKYFNPNASTKKVIYMNYLVGIVVVGIGVILGFFVRDVNQMLNWIVSALYGGYIAANVLKWHWWRFNANGFFWGMLTGIVSAMVLSKLVTDNQLLYYFPVLFGLSLAGSIIGSYATPPTEAAVLKSFYVNVRPWGFWEPVRTQVMIDDPSFQPNRNFKLNMFNVVLGTIAQLCLTILPMYLILMQKMPLLITVALLAIIILILKKTWWDKLKDY, from the coding sequence ATGAAGTTATCTTTCATAGATATAACTATAATCGTTTTATACCTATTAGCCACAGTATTTATTGGTTTTTGGTACCGTAAAAAAGCGCGCCAAAACAAAGAGAGTTACATGCTGGGTGGCAAAAGTTTGCCTTGGTATATGCTGGGGCTGAGTGATGCATCAGATATGTTCGACATAAGCGGTACCATGTGGATGGTGAGCCTGTGTTTTACTTACGGTATGAAAAGTATCTGGGTACCCTGGTTATGGCCGGTGTTTAACCAAATATTCTTAATGATGTACTTATCACGCTGGTTGCGCCGTTCCAATGCCACAACCGGTGCCGAATGGTTAGAAACGAGGTTTGGGATCAAAGGCCCTGGTGTAAGCAGTTCTCATAAAATTGTAATTGTTTTTGCTTTACTAAGCTGCCTCGCCTTTTTAGCGTATGGCTTTATCGGCTTAGGTAAGTTCATTGAAATTTTTATTCCGTGGAGCTATGTAAAAGCGTATGTGCCTTTTCAGGTAGCGCCGCAATATGTACCGCACGTATATGGTATTGTATTTACCCTGTTTGCCATGTTTTATTCTATACTGGGTGGTATGCACAGTATTGTAGTAGGCGATGTAATTAAGTATATCATCATGACGGTGGCTTGCATTTGGGTAGCAGTTATTGCAATTATTAAGCTGCAAAGTGGTACTATACACGTACCCGGCGGCTGGTATAGTCCGTTTTTCGGTACTCACTTGCAACTGGACTGGACTCGAATTATACCGGAGGTTAATCGAAAAATCAAGAGCGACGGTTACTCATTATTCGCTTTGTTTTTTATGATGATGACCTTTAAGGGATTTTTTGCAGCACTAGCTGGACCCGCTCCCAACTACGATATGCAAAAAATCTTATCTACCCGTTCGCCAGAGGAGGCCAGTAAGATGAGTGGTTTTGTGAACCTTATTCTGTTACCTATTCGTTATTCGCTGGTAATTAGTCTTACTGTATTAGGTTTGCTGTACTATAAACAAATGGACTTGCATGGTGCCAATGGCAGTATAGATTTTGAGCGTATATTACCTGAGGTAATCAATAACTTTCTGCCTGTAGGATTGATTGGTATTCTGCTGACCGGCCTATTGGGTGCTTTTATGGGTACCTTCAGCGGTACTGTTAATGCTGCACAAGCTTACATTGTAAATGATATTTACCTGAAATATTTCAACCCTAATGCTTCTACCAAAAAGGTAATTTACATGAATTACTTAGTAGGCATTGTGGTTGTTGGCATCGGCGTAATTTTAGGTTTTTTTGTTCGGGATGTAAACCAGATGCTCAACTGGATCGTGTCGGCCCTGTATGGCGGCTACATAGCAGCTAATGTATTAAAATGGCACTGGTGGCGTTTCAATGCCAATGGCTTCTTTTGGGGAATGCTTACTGGTATTGTTTCGGCTATGGTATTATCCAAATTAGTTACCGACAATCAATTACTTTATTATTTTCCGGTACTGTTTGGCTTGTCTTTAGCCGGTTCTATTATTGGCTCTTACGCCACGCCCCCTACGGAGGCTGCGGTGTTAAAATCTTTTTATGTCAATGTGCGTCCTTGGGGCTTTTGGGAACCTGTAAGAACGCAGGTGATGATTGATGACCCAAGCTTCCAACCCAACAGAAACTTCAAACTAAATATGTTCAATGTTGTGCTGGGTACCATAGCGCAGCTATGCCTCACCATACTACCCATGTATTTGATATTGATGCAGAAAATGCCTCTGCTAATTACTGTAGCTCTGCTAGCCATAATTATACTGATACTGAAAAAAACGTGGTGGGATAAATTAAAAGATTATTGA
- a CDS encoding AraC family transcriptional regulator, with amino-acid sequence MNANVMHEITPLTPGDCFTIFSRVKQKFDFPLHYHDEYELNLIVNAPGARRIVGGHMEVIEDLELVLVGPNLYHAWMTHQCQSEAITEVTIQFHHDLFDEKLLRRNQLGFVKNMLDRSQRGVAFSRETIQVIKDRIISLSQKSGFDSVLELMSILHDLSISRNIKTLSEPFFANEKPTYNSRRIEKVFEYMNANYSKHITLAEVAKIANMPEASFSRFIKKRTNKTFIDSLNEIRLGHASRMLIDTTYTVAEIAYKCGFNNISNFNRLFKRKKLCIPKEFRETYIGSRIFI; translated from the coding sequence ATGAACGCAAATGTGATGCATGAAATTACGCCGCTTACACCCGGCGATTGTTTTACTATTTTCTCGAGAGTTAAGCAGAAATTTGATTTTCCGCTGCATTATCATGATGAGTATGAATTGAACCTGATTGTAAATGCACCGGGTGCGCGGCGCATTGTAGGCGGCCACATGGAAGTAATTGAGGATTTGGAGTTGGTGTTGGTAGGGCCTAATTTATACCATGCCTGGATGACGCATCAGTGCCAGAGTGAGGCTATTACCGAAGTAACTATACAGTTTCACCATGACTTATTTGATGAGAAACTCTTGAGGCGAAATCAATTAGGGTTTGTTAAAAACATGCTTGATCGTTCACAGCGTGGAGTGGCATTTTCGCGTGAAACCATACAGGTTATTAAAGATCGAATTATTTCTTTGAGTCAAAAAAGCGGCTTTGATTCAGTGCTGGAATTAATGTCTATACTGCATGATTTATCCATATCACGTAATATTAAAACACTTTCAGAACCTTTCTTTGCTAACGAAAAGCCTACTTACAATAGCCGTCGTATTGAAAAGGTATTTGAATATATGAATGCTAATTATAGCAAGCATATTACCTTGGCCGAAGTGGCTAAAATTGCCAATATGCCTGAAGCTTCATTTAGTCGTTTTATAAAAAAGAGAACTAATAAAACCTTTATTGATAGCTTAAATGAAATTCGCTTAGGCCATGCTTCCCGAATGCTGATTGACACCACTTATACTGTGGCTGAAATTGCTTATAAGTGCGGTTTTAATAATATTTCAAACTTTAATAGATTGTTCAAGCGCAAAAAGCTATGCATTCCTAAAGAGTTTAGAGAAACTTACATAGGTAGCCGAATTTTTATATAA